A window from Caulobacter sp. X encodes these proteins:
- a CDS encoding glutathione S-transferase N-terminal domain-containing protein: MTQPIALYYWPTPNGWKVSIALEEMGLPYEMIPVNIGVGEQFKPDFLAISPNNRMPAIVDPEGPDGQPISIFESGAILQYLARKTGSFYGATERDRVAIDQWVMWQMAGLGPMAGQTHHFRQYAPAIIADQRQIAYGVVRYTNETHRLYGVLNKQLEGRDFICGDLSIADFMIWPWIVPWKNQGIILDEFPNLGSWFERVGAREAVQKGFKLGAELRSQGLQASGKAAEEARKVLFGQRAR, encoded by the coding sequence ATGACCCAACCGATCGCGCTCTACTATTGGCCGACGCCCAATGGCTGGAAGGTCTCGATCGCCCTGGAGGAGATGGGCCTGCCGTACGAGATGATCCCGGTAAACATCGGCGTGGGCGAGCAGTTCAAGCCCGATTTCCTGGCGATCAGCCCTAACAACCGCATGCCGGCCATTGTCGATCCTGAGGGTCCCGATGGGCAACCGATCTCGATCTTCGAATCCGGCGCGATCCTGCAGTACCTGGCGCGCAAGACCGGCAGCTTCTATGGCGCGACCGAGCGGGACCGGGTCGCGATCGACCAGTGGGTGATGTGGCAGATGGCGGGGCTTGGCCCCATGGCCGGCCAGACCCACCACTTCCGCCAGTACGCGCCGGCGATCATCGCCGACCAGCGCCAGATCGCTTACGGCGTCGTCCGCTACACCAATGAGACCCACCGTCTCTACGGCGTGTTGAACAAGCAGCTGGAGGGGCGCGATTTCATCTGCGGCGATCTGTCCATCGCCGACTTCATGATCTGGCCCTGGATCGTTCCCTGGAAGAACCAGGGCATTATTCTCGATGAGTTCCCCAATTTGGGGAGCTGGTTCGAGCGGGTTGGCGCGCGCGAAGCCGTCCAAAAGGGCTTCAAGCTGGGCGCGGAGCTACGGTCGCAAGGCCTTCAGGCGTCGGGAAAAGCGGCCGAAGAGGCGCGAAAGGTGCTGTTCGGGCAGAGGGCGCGTTAA
- a CDS encoding RcnB family protein: MKRLLLTIAALASAAGPMALSATDASAQDRGRWDHRDRDWDRDRGHWDNGRHNGWDRGDRWDHGRHNGYYYNSRWHYGPPPVAYYGRPGYRPGYEAWRRGAYLPSYYRGGGYVVNDYYRYHLRPPPRGYYWYRTGNDYVLAAIATGLIFDVIANR; the protein is encoded by the coding sequence ATGAAACGTCTGCTGCTCACGATCGCCGCCCTCGCTTCGGCAGCCGGCCCGATGGCCCTGTCGGCGACGGACGCCAGCGCCCAGGATCGCGGTCGCTGGGACCATCGCGACCGCGATTGGGATCGTGATCGCGGCCACTGGGACAACGGTCGCCACAATGGCTGGGATCGCGGAGACCGTTGGGATCACGGCCGCCACAATGGCTACTACTACAACAGCCGCTGGCACTATGGCCCGCCGCCGGTCGCCTACTACGGCCGTCCCGGCTATCGACCGGGCTACGAAGCCTGGCGACGCGGCGCTTACTTGCCATCCTACTATCGCGGCGGAGGCTATGTCGTGAACGACTACTATCGCTATCACCTACGCCCGCCGCCGCGCGGGTACTACTGGTACCGCACGGGCAATGACTACGTGCTCGCCGCCATCGCCACGGGCCTGATCTTCGACGTGATCGCCAATCGCTAG
- a CDS encoding proteophosphoglycan 5 yields MKTPRITTAAVALAAAAFAGSAMAQATLPQTSPANPSPMTSTPAPTNDPAAQTGTMTQTSPETATPADSAGAPTSATAPSSTDGSSMTGEKPAKKAKKHKGHGDGAATPSSSDPTSSAGTTTPQ; encoded by the coding sequence ATGAAGACCCCGCGCATCACCACCGCCGCCGTCGCCCTGGCCGCCGCCGCCTTCGCCGGCTCGGCCATGGCGCAGGCCACCCTGCCCCAGACCTCGCCCGCCAACCCTTCGCCGATGACGTCGACGCCCGCGCCGACCAACGACCCCGCCGCTCAGACGGGAACCATGACCCAGACCTCGCCCGAGACCGCCACCCCGGCCGACAGCGCCGGCGCGCCGACGTCCGCCACGGCGCCATCCAGCACCGACGGATCCTCGATGACGGGCGAGAAGCCCGCCAAGAAGGCCAAGAAGCACAAAGGCCACGGCGATGGCGCGGCGACACCGTCCTCGAGCGATCCGACCTCGTCGGCCGGAACAACGACGCCCCAATAA